Genomic DNA from Methanofollis sp. W23:
GTATGCCATCCTGTCCATTGCGGAGGACGATCCCAGGATCATCGCCGCACGCAAGAACAGTCCACTTGTCCTTGGGGTAGGGGATGGCGAGGTGCTCTGCGCCTCAGACATCACCCCGCTTCTTGAACATACCGAACGTGCAGTCTATCTTGAAGACGGGGACATCGCCGCCCTCACTCCCTCCCGCATCGATGTCTACCATGACAGCGTCCATGTCGAACGTTCAATCGATCACATCACCTGGAGTCTTGACGACGCCCGCAAGGGCGGATTTGAACATTATATGCTCAAGGAGATTTATGAACAGCCCCAGGTCTTCTTTGAGACCGTCAAGTCGATCGAGAAGGACAGTCGCCTGGCCATGCTCAGGATCCCGAGCGACGTCACCGTGGTCGCCTGCGGGACATCCTATCATGCGGCCCTGATCTTCCGGTACCTTGCAGAAGAGTACAGCCGCAAACGGGTGAGTGTGGAATTCGCCTCAGAGTTCAAGTATTATACGCCGCCGATCCGGGACATGGTCATTGCAGTGAGCCAGTCAGGAGAGACTGCCGACACCCTTGCTGCGATCGAGCGTGCAAAGGCCAGGAATTGCCCGACCTTGGCGATCACCAATGTCCTGGGTAGTTCGATCACCAGGAGTGCCGACTGGACGCTCTTCATGTGTGCGGGCCCGGAAATCTCGGTCGCCGCCACCAAATCCTTTACCGCACAACTGGCGGTCTTCATGGGCATCCTCAACGAGATGTGCGACGGGAAGTTCACCGAGATCCTTGCCCGCGCCCACTGTTCTCTTGAACGGGTGCTCTCTTATGAACTCGAAGATGCCGTTGCGATCGTGAAAAATGCCTCTGAGATGTTCTATGTCGGCCGCGGCGTCTTCTACCCGGTGGCGCTCGAAGGAGCGCTGAAGATGAAGGAGATCTCGTATATTCATGCCGAAGGCTATGCGGCAGGCGAACTGAAACATGGGCCATTCGCCCTCCTCTCTGAGGAGACGCCGGTGGTCGCGATCTGCACCCCCTCGCCGACCTATGGGGTGATGCTCTCCAACATCAAGGAGATGAAGGCACGTGGGGCGCCGGTCATCGGTATTGGGGTCGAAGGGGACACCGAAGCCCAGAGTATCGTTGACGTCTTCGTCCCGGTCCCTGATGACCACCAGGTCGTCCAGGCACTCACCGTCTCGGTAGTCCTGCAGCTCCTCGCGTACCATACCGCCAGAGCCTTAAACAGAGATATCGATAAACCTAGAAATCTAGCTAAGAGTGTGACCGTCGAATGATTGAATACGGCAAAAATAGTGTAGGAGAGGGTGCACGCATCTTTGATCCCGTCACCCTCGGGTTCCCCTCACGAGAGCGGATGGGTGAGGAGGACTATCCCGGGACCGTCATCGGAAAAGACGCGGTCCTCAGGTCAGGGACGGTCATCTATTGTGACGTCGAGATCGGCGACGGGTTCTCGACCGGGCACAATGTGATGATCAGGGAGCGGACCAAGATCGGTGACCAGGTGGCCGTCGGGACGTCGACGGTGGTCGAGGGAGAATGTGTCATCGGGAGCCACGTCTCTCTCCAGAGCATGGTCTATATCCCGACCAACACCATCCTCGGCGACCATGTCTTTATCGGGCCAAATGCCGTTCTCACCAATGACCGCTACCCGCCGAGGGGGCAGCCCCCTCTCCAGGGCCCGGTGATCAGGGACCATGTCTCGATAGGGGCCGGCGCGGTGCTCCTCCCCGGGATCACAGTCGGCGAGGGTGCGCTCGTCGCCGCAGGGGCGGTCGTCACCCATGATGTCCCGGAATACATGATGGCCATTGGGTCGCCGGCACGCTTTGTCGACCTTCCTGAGGGGATGCGTGACTGAGATGAGCATCCCGATCGCACGTCCCCTCCTGGGGACCGAAGAAGCAGACGCCGTCTCCGCCGTCCTGGCATCAGGGATGGTGGCCTCGGGCGCGCAGACCGAGAAATTTGAAGAAGAGTTTTCCGGATTCTGCGGGGTCTCCCATGCGGTGGCGACGAGTTCAGGGACCACCGCCCTTCACGCCGCCCTCTGTGCTGCAGGAGTCGGGCCGGGCGACGAGGTGATCGTCCCGGCCTTCTCCTTCATCGCCACGGCGACGGCGGTCTCGATGTGCGGGGCGACCCCGGTCTTTGCCGACGTAGAAGAGGCGACGGCGACCATCGACCCTGAGTCTGCCGCAACGCTCCTCACGTCCAGGACAAAAGCGGTCATCGGGGTCCATCTCTATGGCCAGCCCTGCGACGCGGGGGCTGTCAACGACTTCTGTGCCGACAACCGTCTCGTCTTCATCGAGGACGCCGCCCAGGCGCATGGTGCGGAATATCACGGGAAGAAGGCCGGGTCGCTCGGCGACCTTGCCTGCTTCTCGTTCTATGCCACCAAGAACATGACCACCGGGGAAGGAGGGATGGTGACGACCAGGGACGACGAGTACGCCGACCACCTCAGGAGGATCGTCAACCATGGCCAGTCTGAGAAATATCTCCATAGCGAACTCGGCTACAACTACCGGATGACCGATATCGCCGCGGCGATCGGGCGGGTGCAACTCGGAAAACTTCCAGAATTCAACCGCCGGCGTCAGGAGACGGCCACCTATTATACACGCCGTCTCCACCTCAAGGGACTGCTGACCCCGGTCGTCACCCCTGACCGGAGCCATGTCTGGCACCAGTATGTGCTGCGGGTCACCCCGGCGTGTCCGGCGACGAGAGACGATCTGATGGCGAGACTCAGGAAAAAAGGGATCGGCACGGCCGTCCACTATCCCATCCCCATCAACAAACAGCCCCTCTATCAGGAACGGGGCTCCTCATGCCCGGTCGCCGAGCGCCTTGCCGCCTCGGTTTTCTCCATACCGGTCCATCCGGGCGTCACCGACGAAGAACGCTCATATATCGCTGCCGCGATCAACGAGGTGGCCTGAGATGGACGCAGGCGTTATCGGGACCGGGTCGATGGGCAGAAACCATGTGAGGGTCTATTCTGAACTGAAGGAGGTCGGGACCACCTATGTCTATGACCTCGACACCGCCGCGGCCGAGCAGGTCGCGGCGACGACCGGTGCGGAGGTCTGCCACTCGATGGGCGAACTCCTCAGAAAGGCCGAGGCGGTCTCGGTCGCGGTCCCGACCCCCTATCACTTTGCCACCGCCCGCCAGGTCATCGACGCCGGGGTCAACGCCCTCATCGAGAAGCCCATCTGCCTCACCACCGAGGAGGGGGCGCACCTTATTGCCGCGATCCCGGACGGGGTCACGGTCGGCGTCGGGCATATCGAACGCTTCAACC
This window encodes:
- the glmS gene encoding glutamine--fructose-6-phosphate transaminase (isomerizing); this encodes MCGIVGYIGWREAAPIVIEGLKRLEYRGYDSFGVATENGHISVVKRSGRISENGADLTILTGQIGIGHTRWATHGVPNDTNAHPHTDCTGRIAVVHNGIIENYALIKRKLVERGHRFKSETDTEVIAHLIEEYYEGDLLTAVSETVRHLEGSYAILSIAEDDPRIIAARKNSPLVLGVGDGEVLCASDITPLLEHTERAVYLEDGDIAALTPSRIDVYHDSVHVERSIDHITWSLDDARKGGFEHYMLKEIYEQPQVFFETVKSIEKDSRLAMLRIPSDVTVVACGTSYHAALIFRYLAEEYSRKRVSVEFASEFKYYTPPIRDMVIAVSQSGETADTLAAIERAKARNCPTLAITNVLGSSITRSADWTLFMCAGPEISVAATKSFTAQLAVFMGILNEMCDGKFTEILARAHCSLERVLSYELEDAVAIVKNASEMFYVGRGVFYPVALEGALKMKEISYIHAEGYAAGELKHGPFALLSEETPVVAICTPSPTYGVMLSNIKEMKARGAPVIGIGVEGDTEAQSIVDVFVPVPDDHQVVQALTVSVVLQLLAYHTARALNRDIDKPRNLAKSVTVE
- a CDS encoding acyltransferase, yielding MIEYGKNSVGEGARIFDPVTLGFPSRERMGEEDYPGTVIGKDAVLRSGTVIYCDVEIGDGFSTGHNVMIRERTKIGDQVAVGTSTVVEGECVIGSHVSLQSMVYIPTNTILGDHVFIGPNAVLTNDRYPPRGQPPLQGPVIRDHVSIGAGAVLLPGITVGEGALVAAGAVVTHDVPEYMMAIGSPARFVDLPEGMRD
- a CDS encoding DegT/DnrJ/EryC1/StrS family aminotransferase; protein product: MSIPIARPLLGTEEADAVSAVLASGMVASGAQTEKFEEEFSGFCGVSHAVATSSGTTALHAALCAAGVGPGDEVIVPAFSFIATATAVSMCGATPVFADVEEATATIDPESAATLLTSRTKAVIGVHLYGQPCDAGAVNDFCADNRLVFIEDAAQAHGAEYHGKKAGSLGDLACFSFYATKNMTTGEGGMVTTRDDEYADHLRRIVNHGQSEKYLHSELGYNYRMTDIAAAIGRVQLGKLPEFNRRRQETATYYTRRLHLKGLLTPVVTPDRSHVWHQYVLRVTPACPATRDDLMARLRKKGIGTAVHYPIPINKQPLYQERGSSCPVAERLAASVFSIPVHPGVTDEERSYIAAAINEVA